A region of the Prevotella intermedia ATCC 25611 = DSM 20706 genome:
CCACAATCAAGAAGATACACGCACCGAACCAAGAGGCTGCGGTCTTGCTCGTATCGGGGTCGCCACTTGAGAACTTGTTATAGACTTTTATTCCTCCTATCAGACCTACTACGGCTCCGATAGCATAGATAAGCTTTGTGCCGGGATCAAAATAGCTTGTTACCATCTTTGTGGCTTCATTGATACCCGCCATGCCGTTGCCTTGTGCGTATGCTCCTACGGCAGTGGTAGCCATCAGGAGTAGCATTGTGATTTTCTTTTTGTTGTTCATTGTTCTTTTTATTTTATGTTGTTAAATGAATTGTTTTCTTTTAGATAGAGGTGGTAAGGGGTGGCTCGGTTTTATCGTATGACAGATATAGTTTGATTGTTTTACTTTTGAGCCACCCCTCGAACACTGTACAATATGAAAAAAACACTAGTTTTACAGATAGTATGAAAGTGGACGCTCGTCATCTTCTGAATCCTCGCTGTTGTAGCTCTCTACGTTTGAGTCTGTTTCAGAATCAGGAGAAGAGCTTATATTACTTTCCTCTAATTCCGCTTCCTCCGCTTTGCGAATGGCAGCAAGGAGCCTTTGATGGTCTTTCTCCTGCTTAAGCGTTGCCTCCTTGATATAATCCATAAGCTGTGTACCCTGTATCGCTTGCAGCGTTTCGTGGACCTCCGTTTCGTTTTCCTCATCGAGTGCATCGTCATTCCTGTGCCA
Encoded here:
- a CDS encoding DUF4134 domain-containing protein; the protein is MNNKKKITMLLLMATTAVGAYAQGNGMAGINEATKMVTSYFDPGTKLIYAIGAVVGLIGGIKVYNKFSSGDPDTSKTAASWFGACIFLIVAATILRSFFL